One part of the Lotus japonicus ecotype B-129 chromosome 2, LjGifu_v1.2 genome encodes these proteins:
- the LOC130738003 gene encoding uncharacterized protein LOC130738003 isoform X1: protein MDFPVFREEVLKVTPDGSVLAAGAYGGVGYNSTAALSSSSFQKEAAMNCKECVMSERKGEKIQIESFWILLNVIDMWQRSSGYEHMAFSCGKDSVHGHICDKP from the exons ATGGATTTTCCTGTGTTCAGAGAGGAAGTTCTTAAAG TGACACCAGATGGCTCGGTGCTCGCTGCTGGTGCTTACGGCGGTGTTGGGTATAACTCTACAGCTGCACTGTCGTCATCGAGCTTCCAGAAAGAAGCAG CGATGAATTGCAAGGAATGCGTCATGTCTGAAAGGAAAGGTGAAAAGATTCAGATAGAAAGTTTTTGGATTTTGCTAAATGTCATAGACATGTGGCAAAGAAGTAGTGGATATGAACACATGGCTTTCAG CTGTGGGAAGGATTCCGTGCATGGACATATATGTGACAAACCTTAG
- the LOC130738003 gene encoding uncharacterized protein LOC130738003 isoform X2, producing MDFPVFREEVLKDGSVLAAGAYGGVGYNSTAALSSSSFQKEAAMNCKECVMSERKGEKIQIESFWILLNVIDMWQRSSGYEHMAFSCGKDSVHGHICDKP from the exons ATGGATTTTCCTGTGTTCAGAGAGGAAGTTCTTAAAG ATGGCTCGGTGCTCGCTGCTGGTGCTTACGGCGGTGTTGGGTATAACTCTACAGCTGCACTGTCGTCATCGAGCTTCCAGAAAGAAGCAG CGATGAATTGCAAGGAATGCGTCATGTCTGAAAGGAAAGGTGAAAAGATTCAGATAGAAAGTTTTTGGATTTTGCTAAATGTCATAGACATGTGGCAAAGAAGTAGTGGATATGAACACATGGCTTTCAG CTGTGGGAAGGATTCCGTGCATGGACATATATGTGACAAACCTTAG